A DNA window from Labrus mixtus chromosome 4, fLabMix1.1, whole genome shotgun sequence contains the following coding sequences:
- the il17c gene encoding interleukin-17C, whose product MMDSQSKADPLDRSLKREKKKETEMDVKKILLFGLLIVPVFTSQCFNESQLEEAADRKLRRHYQQPLTLSTTKSPTEPACPVELYRNYPPMDLNGRSLSPWRQVIRTNTAFFPSTYYEAECLCSGCILIENSPDAEKRLVMSDAYNSVPIKTSRMFLKKELCKDKQTYSLTTVHVDVAVGCHCARPNLVQ is encoded by the exons ATGATGGACAGCCAAAGCAAAGCAGATCCCCTCGATAGAAGTCTGaagcgagagaaaaaaaaagaaacagaaatggaCGTGAAGAAG ATTCTCCTCTTTGGACTGTTAATCGTGCCCGTGTTTACTTCCCAATGCTTCAACGAGAGCCAGCTGGAAGAGGCAGCGGATAGGAAGCTGCGGAGACACTACCAGCAGCCTTTGACGCTATCTACCACGAAGTCACCGACGGAACCCGCCTGTCCCGTGGAGCTGTACCGTAATTATCCGCCAATGGATCTGAACGGAAGGTCCCTGTCCCCCTGGAGACAAGT aattcGAACCAACACCGCGTTCTTTCCTTCCACTTACTACGAAGCTGAGTGTCTGTGCAGCGGATGCATCTTGATCGAGAACAGCCCAGATGCGGAGAAGAGACTAGTAATGAGTGATGCCTACAACTCAGTCCCCATAAAGACGAGCAGGATGTTTCTGAAGAAGGAGCTCTGCAAGGATAAACAGACATACTCTTTAACAACTGTTCATGTGGACGTGGCTGTTGGCTGTCACTGTGCCAGACCCAATCTGGTACAGTGA